The following coding sequences are from one Syngnathus acus chromosome 12, fSynAcu1.2, whole genome shotgun sequence window:
- the cldn23a gene encoding claudin 23a yields the protein MPNRSEWMRVSLRTPGILIFGLVMAPCGWVLILTATVAPNWRTLEDIPDTPSNEFIEQGIWDICRSVTTSTSSTCGLEDSTYFDNEIIDVAQGLMVASLVVTLVGLAVAIPGVRCWKERPNWVVAGLGGLLIFISGVFAIIPVSWYTHILEDISTVTPTVTVRVGYCIVLGFIGGIFEVLGGFVMFIGICRCCGGKNRGEVRVEESGRSRFSARPQPRRVDVPSLSRDRSPAPSSVPYIRDSMDDVSFPRDKSAGPRSIDTTSSGRPYDADL from the coding sequence ATGCCGAACCGAAGCGAATGGATGCGCGTGTCCCTCCGCACGCCGGGCATCTTAATCTTCGGCCTGGTCATGGCGCCCTGCGGCTGGGTGCTCATCCTGACCGCCACGGTGGCCCCCAACTGGAGGACCCTGGAGGACATCCCGGACACGCCGAGCAACGAGTTCATCGAACAGGGCATCTGGGACATCTGTCGCTCCGTCACCACGTCCACGTCGTCCACATGCGGCTTGGAGGACAGCACGTACTTTGATAACGAGATCATCGACGTGGCCCAAGGTCTCATGGTGGCCTCGCTGGTGGTCACGCTGGTGGGCCTGGCCGTGGCCATCCCTGGCGTCCGCTGCTGGAAAGAGAGGCCCAACTGGGTGGTGGCCGGCCTCGGAGGGTTGTTGATCTTCATCTCGGGGGTGTTCGCCATCATCCCTGTCTCGTGGTACACCCACATCCTGGAAGACATCAGCACGGTCACGCCGACGGTCACCGTGCGCGTGGGCTACTGCATCGTGCTGGGCTTCATCGGGGGCATCTTCGAGGTCTTGGGCGGGTTCGTCATGTTCATCGGCATCTGTCGCTGCTGCGGCGGAAAGAACCGCGGCGAGGTGCGGGTGGAGGAATCCGGGCGCAGTCGCTTCAGCGCGCGCCCGCAGCCGAGACGCGTGGACGTGCCCTCCCTTAGCCGGGACCGAAGCCCCGCGCCCAGCAGCGTGCCATACATCAGGGACTCCATGGACGACGTCTCCTTCCCCAGGGACAAGAGCGCCGGTCCCCGTTCCATCGACACCACGTCCAGCGGGAGACCCTACGACGCGGACTTGTGA